In Vicugna pacos chromosome 1, VicPac4, whole genome shotgun sequence, a single window of DNA contains:
- the SON gene encoding protein SON isoform X1: MATNIEQIFRSFVVSKFREIQQELSSGRSEGQLNGETNTPVEGNQAGDAAASARSLPNEEIVQKIEEVLSGVLDTELRYKPDLKEASRKSRCVSVQTDPTDEIPTKKSKKHKKHKNKKKKKKKEKEKKYKRQSEESESKPKSHHDGNIDLESDSFLKFDSEPSTALEHPVRVFGLSDTSESPAVVLEPPVVSMEVSEPHTLETLKPASKMAELSVASTSVVSVQSEQSVAVTLEPSMTKILDSFAAAPVPTTTVAPKSSEPVVTVSVEYQMKSVLKSLESTPPEPSKIMLEPPVAKVLEPPETLVSSETPAEVYPEPSTSTTTDFPESSATEVLRLPEQPVEVPSEIADSSMTRPQEVLELPKTTALELQESLVASVMELPGPPATSMPELQGPPVTPVLELPGPSATPVPELPGPLSTPVPELLGPPATAVPELPGSSVTSVPQLSQELPGLPAPSMGLEPPQEVPEPPVMAQELPGLPAVTAAVELPGQPVVTVAMELTEQPVTTTELEQPVGMTTVEHPGQPEVTTAAGLLGQPEAAMVLELPGQPVATTALELPGQPSVTGVPELPGLPSATRALELSGQPVATGALELPGQLMATGALEFSGQSGAAGALELLGQPLATGVLELPGQPGAPELPGQPVATVALEISVQSVVTTTELSTMTVSQSLEVPSTTALESYNTVAQELPTTLVGETSVTVGVDPLMAQESHMLASNTMETHMLASNTMDSQMLASNTMDSQMLASNTMDSQMLASSTMDSQMLATSSMDSQMLATSSMDSQMLATSSMDSQMLATSSMDSQMLATSSMDSQMLATSSMDSQMLATSSMDSQMLATSTMDSQMLATSTMDSQMLATSSMDSQMLASGTMDSQMLASGTMDAQMLASGTMDAQMLASSTQDSAMLGSKSPDPYRLAQDPYRLAQDPYRLGHDPYRLGHDAYRLGQDPYRLGHDPYRLTPDPYRMSPRPYRIAPRSYRIAPRPYRLAPRPLMLASRRSMMMSYAAERSMMSSYERSMMSYERSMMSPMAERSMMSAYERSMMSAYERSMMSPMAERSMMSAYERSMMSAYERSMMSPMADRSMMSMGADRSMMSSYSAADRSMMSSYSAADRSMMSSYTADRSMMSMAADSYTDSYTDTYTEAYMVPPLPPEEPPTMPPLPPEEPPMTPPLPPEEPPEGPALSTEQSALTAENTWSTEVPALPPEESVSLPEPPVSQSEISEPSAVPANYSVSASEPSVLASEAAVTVPEPLEPEPSVTSTPVESAAVAEEHEIVPERPVTYLVSEIPIMSAEPTVLTSEPSVMSEMAETYDSMRASGRVASEVSMSLLEPAVPIPEPSQSTLELPAMAVSEPPAVTVPEPPAVAIPAPPAVAAPEPPAMAAPEPLVVAVPEPLAVAVQDPPAEAIQDPLAEAVRDPPAEAVPEPLALSEPEHVTIPVPVVSALEPAVPVLEPVVSVLQPNMIVSEPSISVQESTVAISEPAVTISEQTQVISTDMVLESTPITLESSVIKRMNLLSGDENLAPETGMQEIPMHSDEEPHAEGHLKNDSCETGNGINIDLNINNHLIAKEMEHNTVSAVSTGAVGEIGEEKIVPTNETEQCTVLDTCPSVSEADVGGTLSSPGPLALEPDAMGTGKGFEFATASALSSVSKYDIEVPLTTQDTEHDMVISTSPSGGSEADIEGPLPAKDIHLDLPSNNNFISKDAEGPFPIQESDQTLAVALSSKESSGEDKELSLPPKEILPESGFSANIDDINEADLVRPLLPKDMERLTSLRAGLEGSSLASEVERDKSATSPVVISIPERASESSSEEKDDYEIFVKVKDTHEKSKKNKNRDKGEKEKKRDSSLRSRSKRSKSSEHKSRKRTSESRSRARKRSSKSKSHRSQTRSRSRSRRRRRSSRSRSKSRGRRSVSKEKRKRSPKHRSKSRERKRKRSSSRDNRKTGRARSRTPSRRSRSHTPSRRRRSRSAGRRSFSISPSRRSRTPSRRSRTPSRRSRTPSRRSRTPSRRSRTPSRRSRTPSRRSRTPSRRRRSRSVARRRSFSISPVRLRRSRTPLRRRFSRSPIRRKRSRSSERGRSPKRLTDLNKAQLLEIAKANAAAMCAKAGVPLPPNLKPAPPPTIEEKVAKKSGGATIEELTEKCKQIAQSKEDDDVIVNKPHVSDEEEEEPPFYHHPFKLSEPKPIFFNLNIAAAKPTPPKSQVTLTKEFPVSSGSQHRKKEADSVYGEWVPVEKNGEENKDDDNVFSSNLPSEPVDISTAMSERALAQKRLSENAFDLEAMSMLNRAQERIDAWAQLNSIPGQFTGSTGVQVLTQEQLANTGAQAWIKKDQFLRAAPVTGGMGAVLMRKMGWREGEGLGKNKEGNKEPILVDFKTDRKGLVAVGERAQKRSGNFSAAMKDLSGKHPVSALMEICNKRRWQPPEFLLVHDSGPDHRKHFLFRVLINGSAYQPSFASPNKKHAKATAATVVLQAMGLVPKDLMANATCFRSASRR; encoded by the exons ATGGCGACCAACATCGAGCAGATTTTTAGGTCTTTCGTGGTCAGTAAATTCCGAGAAATTCAACAAGAGCTTTCAAG CGGAAGGAGTGAAGGCCAGCTCAATGGTGAAACAAATACACCTGTTGAAGGAAACCAGGCAGGAGATGCAGCTGCCTCTGCCAGGAGCCTACCAAATGAAGAAATAGTTCAGAAGATAGAGGAAGTACTTTCTGGGGTCTTAGATACAGAACTACGATATAAACCAG ACTTGAAGGAGGCTTCCAGAAAAAGTAGATGCGTGTCTGTACAAACAGATCCTACTGATGAAATTCCTACCAAAAAGTCAAAGAAgcataaaaagcacaaaaataaaaagaagaaaaagaagaaagaaaaggaaaaaaagtataaaagacaGTCAGAAGAATCTGAATCAAAGCCGAAATCACATCATGATGGGAACATAGATTTAGAATCGGATTCCTTTTTGAAGTTTGATTCTGAACCTTCGACAGCACTGGAGCATCCTGTAAGAGTGTTTGGCCTGTCTGACACCAGTGAATCTCCTGCAGTTGTGCTAGAACCTCCTGTAGTATCAATGGAAGTATCAGAGCCACACACCTTAGAAACTCTGAAGCCAGCCTCAAAAATGGCAGAACTGTCAGTTGCATCTACATCAGTAGTCTCAGTGCAGTCAGAGCAGTCTGTGGCAGTAACGCTAGAACCATCCATGACAAAAATTCTGGATTCCTTTGCAGCAGCACCAGTGCCTACTACTACAGTAGCGCCGAAGTCATCTGAGCCAGTTGTAACAGTGTCAGTGGAGTATCAGATGAAGTCTGTGCTGAAATCTTTGGAGAGCACACCTCCAGAGCCATCAAAGATCATGTTAGAGCCTCCAGTAGCAAAAGTGCTAGAGCCACCAGAAACCCTTGTATCATCAGAGACACCTGCTGAGGTATACCCTGAGCCAAGCACATCAACAACAACGGATTTTCCAGAGTCATCGGCAACTGAAGTGCTAAGATTGCCAGAGCAGCCTGTAGAAGTACCATCGGAGATTGCAGATTCATCCATGACAAGACCACAGGAGGTGCTGGAGCTGCCCAAGACCACAGCGTTGGAGCTGCAGGAGTCGTTGGTGGCCTCAGTGATGGAGTTGCCGGGGCCACCTGCGACCTCCATGCCGGAGTTGCAGGGGCCCCCTGTGACTCCAGTGCTGGAGTTACCTGGGCCCTCTGCTACCCCGGTGCCAGAGTTGCCAGGGCCCCTTTCTACCCCAGTGCCTGAGTTGCTAGGACCCCCTGCGACAGCAGTGCCTGAGTTGCCGGGGTCCTCTGTGACATCAGTGCCACAGTTGTCACAGGAATTGCCAGGGCTTCCAGCACCATCCATGGGGTTGGAGCCACCACAGGAGGTACCAGAGCCACCTGTGATGGCACAGGAGTTGCCAGGGCTGCCTGCGGTGACAGCAGCAGTAGAGTTGCCAGGGCAGCCTGTGGTAACGGTAGCAATGGAGTTGACGGAACAACCTGTGACGACGACAGAGTTGGAGCAGCCTGTGGGGATGACAACGGTGGAACATCCTGGGCAGCCTGAGGTGACAACCGCAGCAGGGTTGCTGGGGCAGCCTGAGGCAGCGATGGTGCTGGAGTTGCCAGGACAGCCAGTGGCAACGACAGCGCTGGAGTTGCCAGGGCAGCCTTCGGTGACTGGGGTGCCAGAGTTGCCAGGGCTGCCTTCGGCAACTAGGGCACTGGAGTTGTCAGGGCAGCCTGTGGCAACTGGGGCACTGGAGTTGCCTGGGCAGCTCATGGCGACTGGGGCACTGGAGTTCTCGGGGCAGTCTGGGGCAGCTGGAGCACTGGAGCTTTTGGGGCAGCCTTTGGCAACAGGGGTGCTGGAGTTGCCAGGGCAGCCTGGGGCGCCAGAGTTGCCTGGGCAGCCTGTGGCAACTGTGGCGCTGGAGATCTCTGTTCAGTCTGTGGTGACAACAACGGAGCTGTCAACGATGACCGTGTCGCAGTCCCTGGAGGTGCCCTCGACGACAGCGCTGGAGTCCTATAATACGGTAGCACAGGAGCTGCCTACTACGTTAGTGGGGGAGACTTCTGTAACAGTGGGAGTGGATCCCTTGATGGCCCAAGAATCCCATATGTTAGCTTCTAACACCATGGAGACCCATATGTTAGCATCCAACACTATGGACTCCCAAATGCTAGCGTCCAACACCATGGACTCCCAGATGCTAGCATCCAACACCATGGACTCCCAGATGTTAGCCTCTAGCACCATGGACTCCCAGATGTTAGCAACTAGCTCCATGGACTCCCAGATGTTAGCAACCAGCTCCATGGACTCCCAGATGTTAGCAACCAGCTCCATGGACTCCCAGATGTTAGCAACCAGCTCCATGGACTCCCAGATGTTAGCAACCAGCTCCATGGACTCCCAGATGTTAGCAACCAGCTCCATGGACTCCCAGATGTTAGCAACCAGCTCCATGGACTCCCAGATGTTAGCAACCAGCACCATGGACTCCCAGATGTTAGCAACCAGCACCATGGACTCCCAGATGTTAGCAACTAGCTCTATGGATTCCCAGATGTTAGCATCTGGCACTATGGACTCTCAGATGTTAGCTTCCGGCACCATGGACGCTCAGATGTTAGCGTCTGGTACCATGGATGCCCAGATGTTAGCATCTAGTACCCAAGATTCTGCTATGTTGGGTTCCAAATCTCCTGATCCCTACAGGTTAGCTCAAGATCCTTACAGATTAGCTCAGGATCCCTATAGGTTAGGTCATGACCCTTACAGGCTAGGTCATGACGCCTACAGGTTAGGGCAGGACCCCTATAGATTAGGCCATGATCCCTACAGACTAACTCCTGATCCCTATAGGATGTCACCTAGACCCTATAGGATAGCACCAAGATCTTATAGAATAGCCCCCAGGCCATATAGGTTAGCACCTAGACCCCTGATGTTAGCATCTAGACGTTCTATGATGATGTCCTATGCTGCAGAACGTTCCATGATGTCATCTTACGAACGCTCTATGATGTCTTATGAGCGGTCTATGATGTCCCCTATGGCTGAGCGCTCTATGATGTCAGCTTATGAGCGCTCTATGATGTCAGCTTATGAGCGTTCTATGATGTCCCCTATGGCTGAGCGCTCTATGATGTCAGCTTATGAACGCTCTATGATGTCAGCTTACGAGCGCTCCATGATGTCCCCAATGGCTGACCGATCTATGATGTCCATGGGTGCTGACCGGTCTATGATGTCGTCATACTCTGCTGCTGACCGGTCTATGATGTCATCGTACTCTGCAGCTGACCGATCTATGATGTCATCTTATACTGCTGATCGTTCAATGATGTCTATGGCAGCTGATTCTTACACCGATTCTTATACTGATACATACACGGAGGCATATATGGTGCCACCTTTGCCTCCTGAAGAGCCTCCAACAATGCCACCATTGCCACCTGAAGAGCCACCAATGACACCACCATTGCCTCCTGAGGAACCACCAGAGGGTCCAGCATTATCCACAGAGCAGTCAGCATTAACAGCTGAAAATACTTGGTCTACTGAGGTGCCAGCATTACCTCCTGAAGAGTCTGTATCGCTGCCTGAACCTCCTGTGAGTCAGAGTGAGATTTCAGAGCCTTCGGCAGTGCCTGCTAATTATTCAGTGTCggcatctgagccttcagtgttAGCGTCAGAGGCTGCTGTGACTGTTCCAGAACCACTAGAGCCAGAGCCTTCGGTTACTTCCACACCGGTAGAGTCTGCTGCCGTAGCAGAGGAGCATGAAATCGTTCCAGAGAGACCAGTGACTTACTTGGTGTCTGAAATTCCAATAATGTCAGCTGAACCAACTGTGTTAACATCAGAGCCTTCTGTTATGTCAGAGATGGCAGAAACTTACGATTCCATGAGAGCTTCAGGACGTGTTGCCTCAGAGGTATCTATGTCTCTGCTGGAACCAGCAGTACCTATCCCAGAGCCATCCCAGAGTACTCTAGAGCTGCCAGCCATGGCAGTCTCAGAGCCGCCAGCTGTAACTGTCCCAGAGCCACCAGCCGTGGCTATCCCAGCGCCACCAGCCGTGGCTGCCCCAGAGCCACCGGCCATGGCTGCCCCAGAGCCACTGGTCGTGGCTGTCCCAGAGCCACTGGCTGTGGCCGTCCAAGACCCACCGGCAGAGGCTATCCAGGACCCACTGGCCGAGGCTGTCCGGGACCCACCGGCTGAGGCTGTCCCAGAGCCCTTGGCATTGTCTGAGCCAGAGCATGTTACTATTCCTGTGCCAGTTGTTTCTGCCCTGGAGCCTGCTGTACCAGTCCTGGAACCAGTGGTGTCAGTCCTTCAACCTAACATGATTGTTTCAGAACCATCTATTTCTGTTCAAGAATCCACTGTGGCAATTTCAGAGCCTGCTGTCACCATCTCAGAGCAGACTCAGGTAATATCTACTGACATGGTTTTAGAGTCTACGCCAATAACACTGGAATCTAGtgttataaaaagaatgaatttactatCTGGTGATGAAAATCTTGCTCCAGAGACTGGCATGCAGGAGATTCCCATGCATTCAGATGAAGAGCCACATGCTGAAGGGCACCTGAAAAATGACTCCTGTGAAACTGGAAATGGTATCAATATTGATCTTAATATAAATAATCACTTAATTGCTAAAGAGATGGAACATAATACAGTGTCTGCTGTCAGCACTGGTGCTGTTGGTGAAATTGGTGAAGAGAAAATTGTGCCCACCAACGAGACTGAACAATGCACAGTATTGGATACCTGCCCTAGTGTTAGTGAAGCTGATGTAGGAGGAACTCTGTCTTCCCCTGGTCCCCTTGCTCTTGAACCTGATGCCATGGGAACTGGTAAGGGTTTTGAATTTGCCACAGCATCTGCTCTCAGTTCAGTTAGTAAATATGATATTGAAGTACCTTTAACTACTCAAGATACTGAACATGACATGGTAATTTCCACCAGCCCCAGTGGTGGTAGTGAAGCTGACATAGAGGGACCTTTGCCTGCTAAAGACATTCATCTTGATTTACCATCTAATAATAACTTTATTAGTAAGGATGCAGAAGGACCATTCCCTATACAAGAGAGTGACCAGACATTAGCAGTTGCTCTCAGTTCTAAAGAAAGTAGTGGAGAAGATAAAGAATTATCTCTCCCTCCTAAAGAGATACTGCCTGAGTCGGGATTTTCTGCCAATATTGATGATATTAATGAAGCAGATTTAGTGAGACCATTACTTCCTAAGGACATGGAACGTCTTACAAGTCTTAGAGCTGGTCTTGAAGGATCTTCACTTGCGAGTGAAGTTGAACGGGATAAATCTGCTACCAGTCCAGTTGTTATTAGTATACCAGAAAGAGCTTCAGAGTCTTCTTCAGAGGAGAAAGATGATTATGAAATTTTTGTGAAAGTTAAGGACACacatgaaaaaagcaagaaaaataagaacCGTGACAAaggtgagaaagagaagaaaagagactctTCGTTAAGATCTCGAAGTAAGCGTTCCAAGTCTTCTGAACACAAATCACGAAAGCGCACCAGTGAATCTCGTTCCAGGGCAAGGAAGAGATCATCTAAGTCAAAGTCTCATCGCTCTCAGACACGTTCACGGTCACGATCAAGAcgcaggaggaggagcagcaggTCAAGATCAAAGTCTAGAGGAAGGCGATCTGTATCAAAAGAGAAGCGCAAAAGATCTCCAAAGCACAGATCCAAGtccagggaaagaaaaaggaaaagatcaaGCTCCAGGGATAATCGGAAAACAGGTAGAGCTCGAAGTCGCACCCCAAGTCGTCGGAGCCGGAGTCACACTCCTAGTCGTCGAAGAAGATCTAGATCTGCAGGGAGAAGGAGCTTTAGCATTTCCCCAAGCCGACGGAGCCGCACCCCGAGCCGACGGAGCCGCACCCCGAGCCGACGGAGCCGCACCCCGAGCCGAAGGAGCCGCACCCCGAGCCGAAGGAGCCGCACCCCAAGTCGACGGAGCCGGACCCCAAGCCGACGGAGTCGTACGCCTAGCCGTCGAAGAAGATCAAGGTCTGTGGCAAGAAGACGAAGCTTCAGTATATCACCAGTCAGATTAAGGCGATCACGAACACCTTTGAGAAGAAGGTTTAGCAGATCTCCCATCCGTCGTAAACGATCCAGGTCTTCTGAAAGAGGCAGATCACCTAAACGTCTGACAGATTTGA ATAAGGCTCAGTTACTTGAAATAGCCAAAGCTAATGCAGCTGCCATGTGTGCTAAGGCTGGTGTTCCTTTACCGCCAAACCTAAAACCTGCACCTCCACCTACCATAGAAGAGAAAGTTGCTAAAAAGTCAGGAGGAGCTACTATAGAAGAACTAACTGAG AAATGCAAACAAATCGCACAGAGTAAAGAAGATGATGATGTAATAGTGAATAAGCCTCATGTTTCggatgaagaggaagaagaaccTCCTTTTTATCATCATCCCTTTAAACTCAGTGAACCCAAACCTATTTTTTTCAACCTGAAT attgctGCGGCAAAGCCAACTCCACCAAAAAGCCAGGTAACATTAACAAAAGAATTCCCTGTGTCATCTGGATCTCAACATCGAAAAAAGGAAGCAGATAGTGTTTATGGAGAGTGGGTTCCTGTAGAGAAAAACGgtgaagaaaacaaagatgaCGATAATGTTTTCAGCAGCAATTTGCCCTCTGAG